The DNA segment TTTTTTCTGTAATATCTTCAATTGCAATAAGAATTCTGTCTTTATATTGACCTTCAAATTCAATACGATAAGCATTCAGGAGCATTACCTTTTTACCAATATGTGGAAAATCGTGTTCTACTTCATAATCAATTACCGGATTATTGGTCGGTAATATTTTCGTCAGGAGTTTTTTCAGAGGATCAATATCCCATTGATGATTACCCAGTTCAAAAAGGATTTTTCCTACGGTATCTTCTGAAGTTACTTTAAATGAATTTAAAAAATGCGTATTCGCACTTAAAACTTTATAATCAGCATCAAGTACCAACAGACTTTCCCTCACGGTCTGAACAATACTTGAAAGAAAAGCTTCGCTGTCTACAAGTTCTTTTGTTCTTTCAAGGATCTTTCTTTCTACTGAAGATTTTTCTTCCCTCAGCTCATGCTCTGCTTTTTTACGTTCCGTGATATCATTTTGCACTCCGATAAAATGAGTAATAATGCCTTCTTCATTTTTTACAGGAGAAATATAAAGTTCATTCCAGAAAAGTTTTCCGTCTTTTTTATAATTTCTTATTTCAAGTTTACAGTCTTTTCCTTTTATGATACATTCTTTAATGAATTCTCTCTCCGGCTGAGATCTGTCTTGTCCCTGAAGAAACCGGCAATTGTGCCCGATGATTTCGTCATGTGAATACCCTGTGATGGTTTCGAATGCTCTGTTACAGTAGATGATAGGATTGTCCGGCTGGGTATTATCTGTAATGATAATTCCGCAGTTGGCCGAATTCAGAGCCTGTATATAGATGTCAATGTTGTTATTCATCGGATTATAGCTGTTTGTCAAGTTTCCAAGCTTTAAACTTTCATTGATGTGCAAATATGGGAAAAAGAAGAATGTTTTGCAAATTTCCATAAATGCTACAAGGTTATTCGCAAATAATATGCCTTTAATATATTTTTTAAATTTAATCTTAAAAAAAAATAAGTGTTTTTTTACTTTAAATTATAATTGGTGTATTATTAATTTCATAAGAATATATCTTTGTGCTTTATACTGAAACATGAAAAAGGTCGGAATTATAGGCTATGGCTGGTTGGGGTCAAGAATAAGCAGAAACTTTGCTGAAAGTTTTGAGATGCATGCTACCACAACATCACCGCAAAAGCTTAAAAATATTCGCTCTGAAGGAATTCAGGCGGATCTTGCAGTTTTTAATGAAGATGAAAAGCAATTTCCGGATCCATGGAATATTGCTCCGGAGCTTGATGTCATTATTATCACGGTTCCTTTTTCAGAAAGAAGAACATCAAAGGAAATACTACAAAAAAAGCTTTCAAGCTTAATTTCATTCATAGGAAAATTTGAAAAACAACTGTTTTTTATGAGTACCACAAGCGTTTACCCTGACGAACCGGGTATTTTTAAAGAAGAGATGTTGCCTTCAGAAAATATTTTTACAGAAAATAAAATTAAAGAAGCTTTTCCACAGATTAACATTCTGAGGCTTGGCGGATTGATGGGAGATTCAAGGTTACTGAAGAATTTTAACATCTCGGATCTGTCCGGAGTTGTCAATCATGTTCATTATGAAGATGTTTCAGCAGTGATCCTGAAAATGATTGAAAAGGATGTTCGTGGTAAAGTTTATAATGTTGTGGCGCCGCTTCATCCTTTAAAACAGGAAGTGATTGCCGCTCAGAATAATCAACATAGTGATGATATGCAGTATAATAATAAAGAAAGAATCATCTCGTCTGAAAAACTCATTACTGAATTAGATTTTACCTTTATACATCCTGATCCAAAAAACTTTCATCTGGATTAATAATATTAATTTAATGTAAATTCATTTATATAAGAAAATATTTTCAGGTTTTGCTAAAAAATGGTCTGCTTTATGCTAAGACAATAGTAAGCTGGTTAAAAGCTTACACCATAATCAAACACCTTAAAATATTAAATTATGAAAGAATTTACACAATGGGAAAATTCCCCGTCGCTTAACAGAGAAATTGAACGCCAGAAAGCCCTTAAAGTTCTTGAAAAAGCAAAAATGATAAAAAGAAAAGTTGTTTTCCTGCCTAAAGG comes from the Chryseobacterium nepalense genome and includes:
- a CDS encoding PAS domain-containing sensor histidine kinase codes for the protein MNNNIDIYIQALNSANCGIIITDNTQPDNPIIYCNRAFETITGYSHDEIIGHNCRFLQGQDRSQPEREFIKECIIKGKDCKLEIRNYKKDGKLFWNELYISPVKNEEGIITHFIGVQNDITERKKAEHELREEKSSVERKILERTKELVDSEAFLSSIVQTVRESLLVLDADYKVLSANTHFLNSFKVTSEDTVGKILFELGNHQWDIDPLKKLLTKILPTNNPVIDYEVEHDFPHIGKKVMLLNAYRIEFEGQYKDRILIAIEDITEKKELDRRKDDFLSIASHELKTPLTTIKGLVQLLQRMVPENSPERFNTTLDKVSVYVDRLNVLISDLLDTSKIQSGNIELHLDPFDIDKTIRDTVDNLSVSAPHHKISLKGSTNATILGDELQISQVINNLISNAIKYSPGSDKVDIYINRVGNFVKVSVTDYGMGISAQDKAKIFDRFFRAREIQKKFPGLGIGLYISHEIIANHSGTLWVESEIGAGSTFSFTLPIMKNH